Genomic window (Nymphaea colorata isolate Beijing-Zhang1983 chromosome 1, ASM883128v2, whole genome shotgun sequence):
aataatatgtataatcATGGTTAATTTTTTAGGTATAAACATAAATATTATTTACATATAATGTTATTTGTTTGAAACATATGAACtgataagcaaaaatgaaaatcctaCAAACCAATTATAAATCGTGCCATTTGATCAAATTAATCCACAGTTTAGTATGAGCAAAGAGCACAtgtaaagttatttttttgtgAAGGTAAATTATAATAAACGCTTTCAACTTTGAAAAAGTTAACTTTATATGTGATAGTTTATTAACCATCAATAAACCTAGACTCATAATTCATAACTAACCATCAATAAACCAAGACTCATCATTTATTAACATGGCGATGGTAATGAGCCTGGATAATTGTCAACAGAGAATGTTGTGTTTTGAGGGTCGAGCAACATATTGGGGATTGGAAATTATGTAAAACTGGgtatttctttttataaggataaaataaaaaaaaaacaaagctaCCTTTTTATTGGAAGATCAAAGTGTCCACTATGTAAAGAAAGTATAATATTGTCTTTCCCCATGAGGGCCTGCCTAAACATGCAAATAGCCGAAAACCTAAAAGGTGTTTGGCAATAGGAATGATGCGTTTCTTCAAACAAACGCAGAGTTGTAAAGAACACAATGTACATCATATCCAGCAGCCTCTGAACGACCAATTTGGAACTGATACCCATCAGGTCATGTCCACCAATAATGAGGGAAATGTGGGTGGGCAATTGTCAACGTCAATCCATATTATgttatttacatgtaaatatctTTGAAatgtttacttatttatataaagATGTTTGtaaagtttaaatttaaatcaaTACCCTTTAACCATAAATTACTAACTCAGTCATTCCTATCaacatattttaatataaaaaaataaattatactTTTATAAAGCGATGATGGCTGTAAGAAAAAATAGAGGTGAATTTAAGAGCTGTTTGGTAACAATAACACATTATTCTTTTATATGAATCTGGTTAAAAAATATGgtagatttataaaaaataCTAGAACATTTGTTTCATGAATTGAAACAGGTTcgtaaaataataataataatatgtgaTGATTATCAAACTGATACTTAAACAACACTAAAATAAAggcaactatatatataaaaaaaaacttgtcatAGAGAAAAAGGAATTATTGGGGCTAATGGTTGGCTGGAATAGGTTGAGGAGACCAATCAGGTTATATTTTCTTAAGcccttttttgaaattttatcaaatttgttttcttctagCTGCATCGAGCCGGCTCGGCCCGACACCTGAACTCAATCTCAGGTTCAGTCCAAGACCTGAAACTCAAGTTCGgagaacaatatttttaaatataaaataaatttttaatataaaatatatttttaataataaaatatatatcattattaaaataaaaataatattaaaaataatatcgGGCCTACTCGATATGATCCGGTACATTATTGGGTCGACCCAAACTAATTTTTTCGAATCCAAACTCAAGACCATACCGAGTACCCATTGGGTACCCGACTACATACTCAACCGACCCGCCCCGTAGCTAGCCCTACTTGCAATAAGCTAAGGTAAATCATCAAGTCTTTCAACTAAAGTCATTTCCAAGGTGGATGGAAAGAAAGACTCAATTGCAACACCAGGGAAGCCAAACTGCCTGAGTCTTGGTGCGTATGTAGTTCTCAAATTGAAGATAAAGTGCGTGTTGCCGGTCGACTGTGTTTagcccggccaagccagtaaaaggcGATGCTGCTTGACCAGCTTAAGCATAGTTGAAAGACATGTGGGATCAATCGATCGCCGAGTCAACCAGagagcaatgcacgtggaatgtgcagcgcggtggtgcagtgacAAGGCGTTTCAATGCATCAAGATCAGTGGTCCCTTTGAAAGTGTAAGCCCGTTgttggggaatccagtgggttccccacgcgtagtgtttggatacacaatggggtgcgcgtgggttaggggcaattcccccagtgggcgcatacgctgttccacaaccgcgtagagtcacgcaggggtgagcaagtgaatgctcatcgtcgagtagggcgatggtcggccgccttacttaatgacatatagtcgtcaactggcttcggctggggacttcctcccaagggaagtctacctccacccagatttcgtttggatgtagataggcacttggaggaatggcgaagttctgatagggcctcatggccacggcttgccgatggtcgacaatgggataaacctgagtgatggtgtgccgagtgcttagcactcctcgtctaATCCACAGTTtcgaagaaaagatgaatgctttcgctagcttaagagagagacggctggccaaaggctttggggaacgccttcggcGTCACGCGGGCTGGAGAAACTCGGCCTgtgacaagtggtatcagagcagacgaTTTTTCGAAGggaacttgaaagatgagaacgctgcgatgataacaaacaagtgggtcaaagaaaaatgttggcttgTTTGGTGCCCTAGGGTTCGGGCATGTTCGTCGGACACTGGTTCAGGTGACCGCATTGGTGTTGGCCAGATAGAGATCACACGTTTCGAAGATGGTGTCTGGGCATCAGGAGCAGAAGGGCCAAGAGAGCCGCTCGCTGAGACAGATAGGGTGAGACCCGGCGTGGAAAAGGATTGTCCAGGAGGGCAAGTGCCCTTAGTGTTGACATGTCTCGAGAAAGGAGCATGTGCACGGGTTGGCAACACAGCTTGGAAATTTGAGACTTAGTGGTCGTTGGAGATATTCCGGACTTTACTAAGGAAAAGTGCAAATAGTGATAGAAAAGTgggatgatgctaaggaatggactagaggcaaaacacccgaTAAGGCAGCTAGCCGCGACGTGATGGGTGCGTCAACCAGACGAACGGATGAAGGCTcagttcaaaagaaatcaagggAACGGTAGCTGAACTTCTATCGCTCGGGGCAAAGTCACTGAGGTCAGTGATGATTTTGGCGGTGGGAGAGTGTTGTCGGTCGACTGTGTTtggcccggccaagccagtaaaaggtgatgctgcttggccagcttaggcatagttggaaggcatgtgAGATCAATCGGTCGCCGAGTCAAgtagaaagcaatgcacgtggaatgtgcagcgcggtggtgcagtgaTAAGTCGTTTCAATGCATCAAGTTCAGTGGTCCCTTTagaagtgcaagtccgtcgttggggaatccagtgggttccccacacgtagtgtttggatacacaagggggtgcgcgtgggttgggggcaattcccccagtgggcgcatacgctgcatttcacaaccgcgtagagtcacgcgggggtgagcaagtgaatgctcatcgtcgagtagggcgatggtcggccgccttacttaatgacatatagtcgtcaactgacTTCGGCTGGAGACTTCCTTTCAAGGGAAGTCTACTTCCACCCAAATTTCGTTTGaatgtagataggcacttggaggaatgacgaagttctgacagggcctcatggccacggcttgtcGATGGtcgacaatgggataaacctgagtaatggtgtgccgagtgcttagcactcctcgtctaATCCACAGTCCCgaaaaaaagatgaatgcttccgctagcttaagagagagacggCTGGCCAAAGGCTTTGAggaacgccttcggcgccgcgtGGCTGAAGAAACTCAGCCCGTGACCGTGCGAgtattttttgtaaatttagAGGAGAGACTAGTACTCCGTGGGGGTCGGAGTTATCCACCCTTGGAAGGCCAGAAGGTATTTTCATTACGAGTTGTTCGCTCAACAAATTTTAGCTAAGTGGGGCCGTCTTGAGGTTGCAAAGATCTCATCAGATGCGATGCACTTATTTTAGAACGTTTGTCCTTTTGTTGCTTTTAATCACTCCTTTCATCGCCATGCGGCTCCGAGTGTTCCAGAATCACAGCCATGCATAAGTTGAAAACTAAAGACAAATCTCAGATACGTCTACAACTTTGTCAATTGTTGTTATAGTGGTGAAGATTGTTTCGGtatttcaattttcttgccAACTGCAATAAGGGAAGCTGCCAACTGGCAGATGCATCccatttagagagagagagagagagagagagagagagagaggttgaagTCTGCTCCGTCAAAGTTGGAAGGGAAGGGGGGAAGATCAGATGGGTTCCTTTTTGCAGCAATCACGGAGTAGCCGCGGCGGTAGCCAGTGGAGGTGGGTGGCGCTGGTGGCGAGCATATGGATACAGTGCGCCAGCGGCTCATCCTACGCCTTTGGCATCTATTCCCCCGCCCTCAAGTGGTCGCAGGGCTACGACCAATCCACCCTCGACACCATCAGCTTCTTCAAGGACGTTGGCGCCAACGTCGGTGTCCTTTCCGGCCTCCTCTACTCCGCCTCCGCTCCAGGCAGGCCTTGGGTGGTGCTCCTCGCAGGCGCCCTTCAGTCCTTTCTCGGCTATTTCATGATGTGGGCAGCCGTGGCGGGGCTCGTCGCCAGACCCCCCGTCCCCCTTATGTGCTCCTACATGTTCCTTGCAGCTCACGCCCAGACGTTCTTCAACACCGCCAacgtcgtcgccgccgtcgaGAACTTCCCCAACTCCCGAGGCACCGTCGTCGGCCTTATGAAGGTAGCGGAAGCCCCTTTCTCCCTTGACCATGCCcctgttttttctcctttggctgaatctgtctctctccctctctctggtTTCTGTTTCTGCCGATACTTGTCCTGCAACACTGCCCTTAATCTGAAATGGTCGTTTTCGTCGGATGCTTGATTATTCCTTTGAATTTTTCCTGGTTTTTGCCCTCCTTCCCAATCGATCATCACATTGAAGAACAGAATATGGAATACGATCGTCGCTCCCTTACTCATGCTATCTTATGCCGTAGAAATTTTATTCATCTCCAGTAGAATATTGAGGAGAAGATGAGAACACGTTACAGAGGATTGTTTAAAATGTTAAatccttgttttgtttctcattaATGTTGGCTTGGGTATGCAATTTACGCTTTGTGGAAAAGAACTGCGATTAGTTTTTAGAAGCTATTTCTATGAATCAATTCCAGAGCATATACCGTGAACTTCTCTGTTTATGGAAGGATGAGAATTTCATGAAAACTTCACAGACCATTGGTTTTCTGAGAGAAACCAGTGAGCTCCCTGAACTTCAGGGCGTCTCGTTCGATCTGAAGTCTTTGTATAATCCAGTTAACGGTGACATTGTCTGTTTTCACTGTTGTGAAATAGAAACATAGAGCCTACATGACTACGAATGCTAATACGGGGAAAGAAAGCGACGAGGGACGGCTATACGTGCACATACACAGAATGTATATAGAATTCATACACAAAATGTATATAGAATTCAAAGCACACCTAGTTTTACAAAATGCTTTTTATAtggaattttatatttttatttatgaagaaaattacaaaaaggtgtaaaaaataaacaataaatgttaaagaaaaaaatatatgctttTTGCCAACAAGTACGCATAGGTTACAACATTAGGAGGATGTTGTAAGACCCTCTTGTGGCCATATTTGCTCTTCCGAGGAACAGCTCTAAAGGGTACGTTTTGATTGCACGGAAGCTGTTCTGGATAACATCATCTTCTTACttgtaaattcataaaattttcagcttctttggaatttccaGTGGATATGTACTGGCTAGGTGTTGGGCTAAAAAACCTATAAAACTTTTTGGAGGATCAGGCCACCGTAGGAAAATTTTTGACACAATCAAACACACCCAAGTccttgtttggatgacaatgaTAGAACAATTAGTTTTTTgtaaacatttttctttttggactATGGCAacgttgtaaaaagcgtatcatAAGCCGTATCGGTCAAACCAAtagatacgttgtatcgtaaaatatcgcaATGTATTGCATGTGtatcgtaaatttattttttaattaaaaaaaacagataaatcaagaaaaataaaaaattatttttttttaaataaaaaaacatgttatacataatGGCAGGGTTATTATAGGCATTaagttacttcacaaacattaattggtggtcataatatcatataacaacacaacatgaactaagacatcaagaagcataatttataagatgatctacataataactcataagtcataagatccATAACACGTCAAAAACCATGTCAAAAACCATACGTACACTATACATCACATTACAAGACAAAACTGTTCAAtgttaatgcaaataacaaatgaaaacaacttcattcataatctttatcatctcattctcattttcatctttcatagaAGATATAAATCTCTTTATCTAAACAAGGATGATTCTTGCTTAGGTAAAAAGGGTTTAGAATCAATCAACCATGCATAAATTTGCCCTCAAATTGAcgatttcatggtgaaactgattatttcttttgaaaattgccacaaTCTCCCCCTTCTTCAACTACGAGATATGTTCAGAAATAAAGAGGGAGGCAAGttttaaaattagtttgaaaaaggGTGGTTTTAACCCCATATGTTTTAAAATAGacctgtatcgtatgatatagGGTGTATCGCGTTGTATCGTATGATATAGGTtgtgtatcgcacgatacatgtGATACACATACGACACACCACCTGTTTGcgatacaggtggtgtatcaTATCGTAAATCTAAAACgctacgatacgtatcgtatgatacctccccgtatcgtacgatacgtacaacactagACTATGGTATTAGCAAATCTGGTTTAAAGGGACATCTGATTACCTCCAATTTTAACCTTATTATCACACTTCACTATGAGAAAGTTTAgataatttgaatttgatatttttatgaatttagaATCAAAGGTCTCCCCTTTATCATAGATTAGAGATTTTGTTAGtgtaaaaaaaagtaaaatgaggaTTTCAAGTATGGACTTAGGTCTGGTCTAGAATTTTTAGTTTGATACTCACAGATCTGTGTGAATCTTTTTGTCACGTCAACAAAAGCACGTGACATCACATTCATGGATCTATGATAAGAAGCAATTAAACACCCActaaggaaatggagatcaggTCACCTAGTACATGTACTCTTTCAATTTGTTATTCAAGGAAACCACCTAGAGATTTAGTCGCTCGTCTAATGGCATAAAAATTCCCAGGCCAGAACCTCCACCACCCAGTACATGAACTTAACCACATACAAATGGTACCaaaatcatttattttacttgtcGAACCATCAATAGTGCAGCCATATTTATGGGTATGTAAAAACAATGAGACCTGATCTCAGTTCGAATTTAATTGACTGtttattgttttgaattttgaaacatcaacttttcttttttcctcttttcctcaaATACTGAGAAGGAAATAGGGAACATAatacattattttattaatttgcCTTTATACCAGTGATTACTAAAACAAGCTCCAATCTGTCTCCCCTTCTTTCTTGCAGGGCTTTCTTGGTCTTAGTGGTGCTATATTAATTCAACTCTATCAAACCATGCTTAAGGGGAAGTCAAGCTCTTTCCTTCTTATGCTTGCAATATTGACCTTGGTCATCCCCATCTCTCTCATGTCGTTTGTCAGAATCTCTCCATCAAGTAATGGAGATGACAAGGAACATCTGAACAAATTCTCAGTTGTGGCCCTGGCACTTGCTGGCTATCTTATGATCATCATTATACTGCAGAATTTGTTCAGTTTGGTGTTGTCAGTACGAGTGATCTCTCTTGCTGTACTGGTAATGGTGGTTCTCACTTCCCCTCTAGAAATTGCTAGGAGAGCTGTAATGAGGGACTGTTGCTCTACCCCTCAAGAGCTACCTGATGAAGCAGTTCATCTTCTGGGTGATGCAGAAAATCGAAATAGTATGAAACGAGGACACATCAATGAGAGATTGGCCGATGGTAAATTGAACCTGAAACATGATTCTGTGAGGTATCAAAGGATCTCTAGTGTCGGAGGCCTATGTTCTTCCTCCCATGAAAATAAAGGACTGTCGTGGGGAGAGAACCTGAATCTTTTGGAGGCTATGCAGACACTGGATTTTTGGTTGATCTTCCTAGCCATGTCCTCTGGCATGGGTTCAGGCCTTGCCACTGTTAACAACATGAGCCAGATAGGTGAATCCCTTGGATACGGCAGCATAGAAATACATACTCTGATTTCCTTGTGGAGCATATGGAACTTTCTCGGGCGTTTTGGTGCCGGTTACGTTTCCGACTATTTCTTGCGTTCTAGAGGCTACGGCCGGCCGATATTTATGGTCATAACTCTAGCAGCAATGAGTGTTGGCCATGGGGTGATCTCATCTGGGTTACCTGGTGCTCTGTATGCAGGTTCAATTCTAGTTGGCGTGTGTTATGGCGCCCAGTGGTCATTGATGCCAACCATAGCATCAGAAATTTTTGGGGTGCGTCACTTTGGTACCATCTTCAACACGATAGCTATTGCAAGCCCTGTgggatctttcttcctttctgtgAAGGTGGTGGGTTTCATATACGATCTGGAAGCCTCATCTTCCAAGACATGCTCTGGCGCACACTGCTTTATGTTGTCCTTCTTTATAATGGCATCCGTGTGCCTTATTGGTTCCGTTTTTGCCTTGACATTGTTCTTTCGGACCAGATCGTTATATAGATACGTTTCTCAAGAATGTCTGATGaatgaatgaaatgaatatcCTTGCGGAGTTCAGGTCAGTTCAGAGCGGGGAGGGAGAAGCTCATTTTCTGTTTTGTGTAAAGAAAGAGACGGGGAAAGCCTCATTTTCTCTTCGATGTAAAGAAAACTATCTTGTCGTTTAATAATTATAGCCTTCAACATGGTAcggttcctctctctctctcgctctctctctctctctctgtgggtGACAAATGGCCAAATTATTAAGGTCAGAATTCTTCTCGAGGACGGTTGTGTTGCTCCTGCTTGGCAACCACATTCACTTGTTGGTAGAAATAACTTgatcaaacataaaaatttaaagtgGTGGCTATCGAGATGATACAATAGACGGTGGGTGATGTATAAATACACCCATTTTTTAAGTAACATGTTCAGTCTCATCCAAATAAACAATTTCATGTGTATATAGTAGATGAAATAAGACTTGACTTTAATATTTGGTGGATTAGCCGAACACAAGCATTGTAAGTCTCAGTCCAAATTTTGTTAGTAGACTGTGTGTGTGCGCGTCTGTGGGCAAACAAGTTCGGAGTGGGCCTCAAAGCACTCAATTGTTTTCTTGAAGATTAGATACATCTAGATCCCGTTCTTCTCTCTCCTCAAATATTATGAATTACTAGGTGTTTGGGATCAACCATTGACATATTAAACTCTATTTCTACCTGAAATATAAGTATGCACTAAATATTCCTAAAATGCCATGACCACACTGATGCGCTTGGTATTCCTTTTCTCATACAAAATGTTAAATCATCAAGAcctgctttctttctttccttcgaAAATATCACGAGTATATGAATAAAGATATCACGAGTATATGAATAAATGAAAGTGAACAACAATACTAAGAATACCAAAACCAGCAGTGTggagaaaacacatatgctacTTGAAGATGCTGCAGGAAAGACACTATCAACCACCTTAAGTTACAATCAGCTGAAAGTGATTCcatcctcttttcttttcctggaTCAGTGGCATGGATCATCATCATTTTTCTCGTCAGAATCATTGATATCAACACACTCATCATCCTCGTCCTCATCATCATTGTCATTGCTGctatcatcgtcatcatcagtGTTGTCACATTGACTTGCTTGTTTATCTGCTGCAATACTTAATTTTGCCAGCTCGTTGTTATCCTCGTTGTCCTCACTGGTTTCACTATAACAACCACCATGTTcatcaattctagaattttgaaatgattgCTTGCCTGCTGCCGCATTTGATGGCTTTAGCGGGActcctttttcacttttattcATCTAGTACAAGATATAAACCTGTTTTGAGTCAAAAGAGTACTGACTTCGAAAATCAGATAGATGAAAATTTTCAGGCACACAATTCGACACTAGAGGTTCTTACTGTTGTCCACATATTAGTGAATAGTAATTTCAAGGGCAAAATGAGTGAAGCCCCTCAAGGTTGATAGTGACTAAATTACGATATGATTCAAAGTCAGTA
Coding sequences:
- the LOC116246261 gene encoding protein NUCLEAR FUSION DEFECTIVE 4 is translated as MGSFLQQSRSSRGGSQWRWVALVASIWIQCASGSSYAFGIYSPALKWSQGYDQSTLDTISFFKDVGANVGVLSGLLYSASAPGRPWVVLLAGALQSFLGYFMMWAAVAGLVARPPVPLMCSYMFLAAHAQTFFNTANVVAAVENFPNSRGTVVGLMKGFLGLSGAILIQLYQTMLKGKSSSFLLMLAILTLVIPISLMSFVRISPSSNGDDKEHLNKFSVVALALAGYLMIIIILQNLFSLVLSVRVISLAVLVMVVLTSPLEIARRAVMRDCCSTPQELPDEAVHLLGDAENRNSMKRGHINERLADGKLNLKHDSVRYQRISSVGGLCSSSHENKGLSWGENLNLLEAMQTLDFWLIFLAMSSGMGSGLATVNNMSQIGESLGYGSIEIHTLISLWSIWNFLGRFGAGYVSDYFLRSRGYGRPIFMVITLAAMSVGHGVISSGLPGALYAGSILVGVCYGAQWSLMPTIASEIFGVRHFGTIFNTIAIASPVGSFFLSVKVVGFIYDLEASSSKTCSGAHCFMLSFFIMASVCLIGSVFALTLFFRTRSLYRYVSQECLMNE